The following DNA comes from Erigeron canadensis isolate Cc75 chromosome 3, C_canadensis_v1, whole genome shotgun sequence.
taAGTCATTTTATATTAGAAATGTGTTAGATTGTGATTGAAATGTATTTTTGGAGAActcataatccgtaacaggttttGACGACGATTTTATGAACGAGTCATgccaaaatttttaatttttgtgcGTTGTCTTTTATAACGAGTTTTGGTAAATGTGTTTgtcaatattattaattaagtacattcttaaaaaaaaaatttgttataaaatggTCGAGTCGACTTTGATATTTTCATTCCTGTAGGTTCTCTTATTATCTCGTGCCATTATTAAAGATTCATATCGATTTTGGGACAAATAAGAAATCATTCTTGTGTCATTtcctaaatatataaaaatcatctATATGTCACATATAGGGTTGTATGTAGCATATAGGTGGTGCTCATATAACAttaattgcaaaaaaaaaaacccatatacGTCACATATAGATCTATACGTGGCGTGTAATTAGGTTGTGTTTGTTAGAAAAACATAGATTAGTTGATAACTCTACTCATAATTTTATATCATGCTTTTTACTATAAAAATtctatatatcataaaatattttatttattttgaatcattaaatattgtattttttttatttattattattttctatcCAAATTTCATATTCAAAACCATATCCATCGATCAATTCTTTTAAGTAACCAAATACGCCATAAATTGTTGAACTGTATAACCCACTTACACCCAATCAAATCAAATGGAATCAAAGCATAATTTTCGTAACCGAGCTTTTACAAAATTCGAAGATTTTGTTTCATGTGGTATGCACGACCCACACGCCAcacaaaatatataactttaacCTGCGGAGAAACCTTCCTTGAGAACCATAAAACACACTACAAAACCCTCCTCATTCTATATCTATCttgttcattttttaaaaaaaacaaaaacaaaaaataatgataaattttaatataaagtcATAGATTATAGATACAGATAAATATAAAAGGTTTCTATATACTCTTTTGACCTTATCAATTGATTACTCCAtctaatcaaaatatcaaaaatcaaatcaaatcatcaaagttaaaaaaaacacactaatCATTCcagacatcatcatcatcatcatcaaaatataaatttaattcaatcaatatatctatatatatacatacatgaattTGTAGCTAtatataatcttaatatatatatacacttgaaCTCAAAGTTAGGGTTTGATTATGATGGcgcaatcatcatcatcatcaccaccacacaGAGTTCGATCGGTCGGAGATTACTTAGTCGGAAAACAGTTAGGATCAGGCTCGTTCTCAGTGGTGTGGCACGCCAAGCATAAAATCCATGGAACTCAAGTTGCTATCAAGGAAATTCTTCTCGGAAAAATGAATAATAAGAAGTTAGAAGAGAGTTTGATGTCTGAGATTGATATTCTGAAAAATATTAATCATCCGAATATCATCCGGCTTCTCGATATGATCAAAGTGAGTCTGACTTCATTtctgtttattttattattttttttgtcgaTTTTCGTAGTTGctgatataattatgattattatcatattgttcgtttggatttttgatttgatatgtatatatatttatataggcGTTGTTTAGTTTATGAGTAGAAGCAAATGCGGAGACTTTTTGAAAGGTTTAGGATTTGATAATCATAATTTACGTGTGACACGTAGCAAACCTTTCTAATTGAATTGAAAGATAGAATTAAGTACCGTGTGAGCTCGAGGTcgtactattttttatttttggcatGGTTTTGAGTCAATTTTGGCATTATTGTGTGACTTTAGGCTACGGTGTTGGCCGATGAAAATTAAATTGGTTGGTGAATGGTGATAGATGAAGATACGGAGTATTTAGTGTTAATAACGTTAAGAGTGGTGATATGATCCGCGAGTTATGGGGATTATTAGATGTTGTTAACTATTTGTAGAATGTGCGTGACTGAAAAAGAGTAATGTACTGTATTACCAGATGACCAATCATTTTGCGTTTGCGAGATATGTGGAAATGACATGTAGGATCTGCATAGGGATATCTGTAGCTTGACTGATTAACAATATGTGTGTGATGTGTGACAACACATTCCGAGTAATATTAAAACGTAGAGGTAATAAGTTCAGAGTTCCTGACGCTTTCTGTCATGGTTTTAAGATTATGTTCATTTTCGAAGTCATTAGGACAGATGGTGACTTCGGGGTTCGGAGTGCTACATGATGAAAATTTATTTGGTTGAGGATGGATGAAGATAGAAAGTGAGAAGTTTTTAATTAGTGTTATCAAGTTTATGCATGTGATGTGATCAGTTTCCATACGGGAGTTATTTGCTTGTTGATACTGTTAAGTATTTGTTGAAAGTGCATAATTGAAAACACGTGACTTAGTCTACTCCCGAATGACCTAGCACCGACCATTGTGCAAGTTGAATTTATGTAAAAATGACAACCCATATTTGCTTATAGagctatatacatatattggaaCTTGACATTTTTAATCCAAGTACGTAGTACCAAGAGATGGTTTATAAATTGTTGTTTTGGACTTTTGGCTATCTTATGCTGAATTAGTACAAAAAAAGATGTAGCTTTTGATCTACTAGAAAGAAGCTAGTTTCTTTCCCCGCCTCTGTTATACTGTGTTGCTCATCCCCTTTTTTGctctttttgtcttttattcAGTCCTTTGAGGTCCTCTTTTTGCCTCTGTTTACTGTGATGTGGTCATCTCTTTTCCTCCCTACTATATAGTTTGTGTTCCTAAAGTGCTTCGCCCTCATAAAGGAACATTTGTATATTAGTTACACATGTAATGATATGAGTTATCACCAGTATGCTATAAGAATTCAGTGGTTGATAGTTatctttttgataaatattcTATGTGCACGTTTCGGATGCACTAATGAGATTCGTTCAAGTATAGGCCATGAGATTGATGTTGATGGGCAAGATGAAAGAATCAATTTCTTAGGAAGAGAGGGAGGATTAGTTCATAAAGCTTACATGTTCATTAAAGTTTCTAAgtaattgatatttatttaagttattcacccaactttttttttctatgtcAATCACTATCATGTCTGCCGGTTTTTGTTAGTATTTCATGTGGCTCTGCTACTCCTGAAACTGGTTTTCCTTTGCATGATATATCACTTTAGTGCACTGAATTGGTTCAGGATGCGCATGGGTTGGTTGCTTTTGCCCGGTAACTTGTATGGAATTTTTTTTAGCTCGTTTTGAACTGtttcacattttcattttgCGATTCGTATCCAATTTTACTTGTATCATCGAAGTGGACCTAAAATTGAATTTTTAGGACCATTTGATTGGAACAGTTcagtttttaaaaagatttttgagTCTGTTCTTGAAGTCTCACTTTTTTGGTATTAGGAGCCTGGCAAGATATATCTGGTGCTGGAATACTGCAGAGGAGGTGATTTATCTGTGTTCATACAAAAGCGTCATGGTAGAATCCCCAAGTCAACGTCAGTGCACTTCATGCAGCAGTTAGGTATCTATCATGATTTTGTCTTAATTTGGATTACTGGTATTGGTTAGTGATTGAGTTTCTTTACTTTTTCTATGTTACAGCTGCTGGTTTGAAAGTCCTTCGTGATAATCAAATTATCCATAGAGATCTAAAACCACAGGTTGGCATTGCTTTTCTCATTTGCACCATGTTCATATAAATGTTATACTTATACGGTTTGAAACCTTACTCGCATAACTAAATTTCATGTGACACCAACACCAACGTGTGCTTGATAGTTGGCTATTCTCTGTACAATAATAGACTAGACTTATATAATCATGCTTGCGTACATGAAATTTACTTGTTATGTGAATGTAAGAAGCTATAATATTGATTGCATCTCTATCATTATCCCCATCAAAAGTTTCTGTTCACCTCCATGAATCATTACTTAAAACCCATAAGGTAGTATGCGTCTTAAGCCTTGTGTTAATTTTTACCAGGTACATTTTTTTACGTAAGTATCATCATTTTCTGAATGCAAGTGTATTGCCATCAAACTGTTTAGATTAGGCACTTGTGTACCTTTATAAAAGTCTATTTTTGGGATGGCACTCATGTAATGGGTGTTGAGTTGAAGTCATGTTATCCACAACTTCTTAGAAGTATGGAATTTTCTAGCATTTTATAACTCGGTTTACTtctaaaatattaatttgtattgTAAGTTGCACTAAAAGGGCAGGAAGTCTCTTAGTTTGTTGAAACATTGATGCTGTATATTTAGATACCTTTTTAGTAACTGTTATGGGAATTTGTATTTGTTCTTTTGAAATTAAGGGAGCCTAGTCAAGTGTTAGAGATAATGACAATCTATGAGTTTGGTTGGTGCACATCCATTTCAAACTTCAcaatttatgtttatttctattttctgaTTTGTTGAACAGAATCTCTTACTTTTCACGAATGAGGACAATTCAACATTGAAGATTGCAGATTTTGGCTTTGCAAGGTAAAACAAGTCCACCAGTATTCTAACTGTAAGCCGTGCATTATGACTGAGAGATAAAAATATGACATCAATTGTATATATAGGTCTTTGCACCGAGGTCTTGCTGAAACTTTATGTGGTTCGCCACTTTATATGGCACCGGAGATAATGCAACTTCATAAGTATGACGCTAAGGTGCTATTTTGTTTAACAATATCTTTGATACTTTAGTTTCTCTTACTATATATTCTTTATTAACTTATAATTGAAAACACAGGCAGATTTATGGAGTGTTGGTGCTATTTTATTTCAACTTGTAACCGGGAGAACACCATTTACTGGAAACACTCAGTTTCAGGTTTCgtaaattttgtaattttagttttttaggtTTAAGGACACTACATATTCTTCGTAATGATTTACATTAAACATCTCACCTAATATTGgttatatatctatttttattcCACCCACTGTGCAGCTACTCCAAAACATCCTGAAATCAACTGAATTACAGTTTCCTCCTGATGCGAGGGACCTAAGCCCCGACTGCATGGATCTGTGTCGTAAATTACTGCGACAAAATCCAGGTATATGTAATTTAGACTTTAGGTGTATACAGAAATCATATGCATGCTAGAGGTGGGAAGATTGGTCTGTTGGGTAATGGCGAAAGTAAGCTCAGTTTGAAGTGGCTTTTTCTATACTATAGTTGAAATGGCTCTTCTCATAGTATTGGTTGAAGTAGGTTTTTATAGTAAAGATTGAAATAATACCCGGTTGAGGTTATTTTTATCCATTATAACAAAACCGCAAATATTTTTTACTAGTTACAATCAGCAAAACAATATAATTACCAATGATAATTAAAACAATTTAGTAGGTGGTATGCACTATGCACTAATATTATTTGAACCGtttaatatttttctaattGTTTTGATTTCTCTGACCTGTTTAATATCACACAACCAAACATAAGCCTCCATTTAATCACTAGTGTATGTGTGCTTGGTTGCATCATTCAAACTAACACCAATGAttcatttaatgtttatgttgtaACTATTATAACAAACAAAGAACAAATAGAAGGCTAGTAGCCACAATTCTTATCAAAATGAAACTAAACAATCATTATGAAGAAAATTAGTCATTATTGCCTCCGGATGCATAGCTACCAGCCTACCAATGATccatttaatgtttatgttgtaACTATTATAACAAACAAAGAACATAGAAGGCTAGCAGCCAGAATTCTTGTTAAAATGAAACGAAACAATCATTATAATGAAAATTAGTTATTATTGCCTCCGGATGCATAGCTGAGTTGGTTAAAGGGTGGAGCAATTTTGCCCTTTCCATAAAATAACGTCAGGTGTGCGGTTCTTGTGGTTGACATCACTCCATCTACTTGCCGCTCAGTCTGATCGATTTACTTCTCACGTTTTGGGCCTGGGCAGTCTAGTAAGGTTTTCAGAAATAAACCTTTTGCCGTTTCCATAAATTAGTCATTATCAtttgatataatttaattttatcattatcaCGATCGCCCTCATTCTCATGAACACTAAATATGGATTCTATTTTCGTTCATCTTAGTACTGATGAATTTGTATTTTGCTGAATTTTTTTTACCCTTGATATTTGAATTTGATCACTTTGATGCACAGTGGAAAGGCTGACTTTTGAGGAGTTCTTCACACACCCGTTTTTCAGCCAAACTAAACCTGATGAATTGCCAAGGTAACTTGAGAGTACTGCTTCTTTTGGTTATTTAGTCCTTTTATATCGTCACTTGTGGCTGCTAAGTAGCAAGTATTTGAATATGTGTTATATGGTATATGCAGAGATAGGAGGCCACGAAGAACAgatggtttttctttttctaaaagcCCAACATTTAAGAACAGAGAAGATAATAGTCAGGATGATAATTTACCATTTACTCTAGATGATGATTCCAATGTTCCTGATGAGAATACTTCTTTTGTTCGGAAAGTGCCTCTCAAATCTACATATGGGTTTTCCCTAGATACCAAAACTACTAGAAGAGACCCGTCGAAAGACATGGAGATTTCTTCCAGATATAGCAGTTTTAGACACAAACCGGATATTAATGGTTTTGCACCTGTAAATCGTAGATCATCAGAAGGAAACCTGAAAGAATCTTTGAGATCAAATGACCACAAACAAGTAGAAACGCGTTCCAGAGGTAActtttctatatttttaatcTAACATCGCAGTCATTAGATTCTATGGATTTTAGAGTTAGAAAAATGGTTTGtcaggtgggttgggtaacataGTAAAAAGGGCAAGTATGGTACAGGTCAAAATAAGCTGGGTCAGGTTGGGCGGAAatacttttgacccatttgatttTCAAGCTAATATTTTGATTTCCTCTGGTTGATGCTTAgggataaaacataacccacatcAACCCTTTTACTAATAACCACTTTTTTTCTGTCTGTTAACTTCAAGTTTTATTTGATCATGCATTGGACAGTAGTGGACTCATTGGAGTTGATTGATCAGGATTATGTTATTGTATCTGGTCCACTGGGGGATACATCTTCCCTGGCTAGTGTACCTAAGGTGGGCCAGTTAGCTTCCAAATCACCTTCTAGGAATATTCACTCAACATCTAGTGCACCTTTGCCCATCATTGGTGGTGTCGCTAGTAAAGTCGGCTGCGCTGGTAGCTTTGAAAGTCAATGCTCTGCACCCTCTGGGACTTCTCATGGATCAGTTGATATAATTGATGCTTCTGAACAGCCATCAACTGACAGCATAACAAGAATCAAGTCATTGCAGGATTGTGCATCCGCCATCTCTGAGTTGGTCAATGACAAGGTATCTTGTAAACATTTTAAcattaaaagtataatattcAAGCTATTAAtacttttgtgtttttatttcttaatttaaaaAGATTGAGGCCGGACACCGACTAGAAGCATTTTCAATTCAGCTTGTGATCCTTGCTATATGGAAGCAAGCATTGGATATATGTCATACACAAGCTGCTTCAGCCATCAAAGGAAGTCCAACCCAAGAAGTAGCAACTTTGAACACGACGACCACCAGTAGAGGACTTAACAGTCCTGATATTCAAGAATGCCTGGGAACTGCCAAGTCTCCCCAGGATGTTTGCTGTCATATTGAGAGAATATTTCTCAGTGAGGTTGAAAATGCTGAGGAACTTGCCAAAGTTATAGAACCTGGTATACTTCTTATGTGATAATACATAAACTTTAAAGATTGGAAGCATTTAATTGAGCAAAAGTAtgtgtctgtgtgtgtgtgtgtgtgtgtatatggtTTTAACACTCTATGCTATTATTTCTCTTTTCCAGGAAATGTCGGGATGCCAGACGCAATGGAAGCAATATTTCAGGCTGCCCTCAGTCTTGGCCGACATGGAGCGGTAAGTCCTTTTTGGTATACTGTTTTCTTACTTGCCATCTTTGAATACAGTTAATGCACACTAGTAAACAAAACGACTGACCGAGCTAATAATTTATCTATGGTAAAAGGACCTTGCCTAGTAATTGTGCTGTAGTGCTTTTTTTTATGAAGATGCAAGTATTTTGCCTTAATTCTCATCATTTGGGCCTTAAACATTTTCATGTTGATATAAGGTGGGTTCTGCGCTTTTGGCAGGTCGATGAGTACATGGGTTTTACTGAAAATGCAGCAACATTTTATTCAAAAGCAGTGCGACTGCTACGTTTTCTTCTAGTGGAAGCACCTTCACTCATTCTTAATCCTCCATTCTCTATCACAAACTCAGACCGTTATAGGCTTAGAACATATATTGATGTTCTTAACAACAGACAAAGCCATTCAAGATCCCAACGGATTACACTCCTCAAGGGTGGTGGTGATTACCATTCGCCATCAACTTGAACTGTATATTTACCATGCTTTGTAAAATTCTTTGTTGTACAGCTATTCTTTATGTGCCTGGGATTTAAACTTGGTTTCTGCCCCTATGTGGGCTTGGTGGGGGGTTCATATTCAACAGGTTTAGACTGATAGCCGAAACAGGCAGGAAaggcagaaaaaaaaaatgaaagaaaagaaaattacaaaAAGATGGAATTTGGGAGCCTGAACAATTGGTTTCGATTTGCATGTAGTCTATGTTCAAGTAGTTTCTAACTTCTAATTAACCTGTTATCATAGATATTGTATGACATTGTTTACTCAGGAGTCAAATCAATACTAGTTGTCACCAGTGCATAGATGATAGACAGAGATCAACGCCTCAATGGATGTGGGGAGGTTAACTTAACAAAGAATGCTTATCTTTGCACAACTTTGCATTTCTATATATTAGTTTACGACAACTACATAGCAAATCGTCCCAAGGATATAGCGACCTTGATGCGATGGAACATATATTTAAGACAAGTAAATCAATCGTGTATACTAATGTAACTGGTTAGTTAAACTAGAGCCTCAAATATAACGGTTCACTACTTCACCATACATATATAGATGCATGTAGCGCCATACCTTTAACTATcaaacaatataaaataatCTTGATATTTCGAATATGGTTAAAGTTTAGCAACTATAGTCATCCTTGATTCCTTGACATAAACTTTGGCTAATGAGTTATTAAGTAGCTATCATGGCGATAGGATTGATATTTGATAGCCCTACTTTGCTCATAGAATCTAGATTGACAAATATCATTTTGTTATGTTAATCCTTTTGTCCTGTTAGGCAAGATAAAGTCACGTGATCTTCATGTGATTACTTTTGATCTTTGTTTGCTTCCTTAATTGATTAGTAATGTGTGCCTTTCCATTTTCCATCtgttttatgatatatttttcacTTCTTCGTTTTCTAGTTACAATTAGAGGGGAATAAAAACCGGTTTCTACCCAATCCGACCCGAACCAAAACCGGTTTTTGGTCAACGGAACCAAAACCGGGTTTGATCCAACCCGACCcggtttgaaaccggtttgGGGTCAAACTTTGAACGATTATTGACCGGGTTTGACTCGGTTGTTTTGACCAAAAATCGAACCCAACCCGAACTCAACCCGGTTTCTAACCGAAAATAAAAGCcgaaaacccaaaccggtttgTAACCGCCGGtttgggtcaaacccggttgTTGACCAGCTTCGGGTTCGGGTTCGGTTTCGGATTCGGGTTCCAACccggtttttttttaacacctCTAGTTACAATATCGTTAGGGTGCGAAAATGTAAGCCACCCTTGAAGAGTGACTACTAATCTACTATGGAATATGACATTTTATTCATTACTCCATGGTTTGTTTCTACATGTTGtagctttctttcttttcttttttttttttatgttttcaagAAAAGTCTTTAAAGCTTTGtacattttacttttattaccATAGACATATTTCTACGGCCTAGTTAAATGACCAATATACTTTAACCAGGGTTGATGTTTAAGTAAAAATGCTTAGAAACTATAAAGTAAAATAAGATGCATCTTCCGTGCtgctcaaaaaaaaaaaaaaagaaaaaaaaaagaaaaaaaagatgcatCTTCCGTAGTTGAGTACTTAATTAGACAATTGGATGTATTAGTATGCAACTATAATACCTAT
Coding sequences within:
- the LOC122593189 gene encoding serine/threonine-protein kinase ATG1c-like isoform X2; this encodes MMAQSSSSSPPHRVRSVGDYLVGKQLGSGSFSVVWHAKHKIHGTQVAIKEILLGKMNNKKLEESLMSEIDILKNINHPNIIRLLDMIKEPGKIYLVLEYCRGGDLSVFIQKRHGRIPKSTSVHFMQQLAAGLKVLRDNQIIHRDLKPQNLLLFTNEDNSTLKIADFGFARSLHRGLAETLCGSPLYMAPEIMQLHKYDAKADLWSVGAILFQLVTGRTPFTGNTQFQLLQNILKSTELQFPPDARDLSPDCMDLCRKLLRQNPVERLTFEEFFTHPFFSQTKPDELPRDRRPRRTDGFSFSKSPTFKNREDNSQDDNLPFTLDDDSNVPDENTSFVRKVPLKSTYGFSLDTKTTRRDPSKDMEISSRYSSFRHKPDINGFAPVNRRSSEGNLKESLRSNDHKQVETRSRVDSLELIDQDYVIVSGPLGDTSSLASVPKVGQLASKSPSRNIHSTSSAPLPIIGGVASKVGCAGSFESQCSAPSGTSHGSVDIIDASEQPSTDSITRIKSLQDCASAISELVNDKIEAGHRLEAFSIQLVILAIWKQALDICHTQAASAIKGSPTQEVATLNTTTTSRGLNSPDIQECLGTAKSPQDVCCHIERIFLSEVENAEELAKVIEPGNVGMPDAMEAIFQAALSLGRHGAVDEYMGFTENAATFYSKAVRLLRFLLVEAPSLILNPPFSITNSDRYRLRTYIDVLNNRQSHSRSQRITLLKGGGDYHSPST
- the LOC122593189 gene encoding serine/threonine-protein kinase ATG1c-like isoform X1; the encoded protein is MMAQSSSSSPPHRVRSVGDYLVGKQLGSGSFSVVWHAKHKIHGTQVAIKEILLGKMNNKKLEESLMSEIDILKNINHPNIIRLLDMIKEPGKIYLVLEYCRGGDLSVFIQKRHGRIPKSTSVHFMQQLAAGLKVLRDNQIIHRDLKPQNLLLFTNEDNSTLKIADFGFARSLHRGLAETLCGSPLYMAPEIMQLHKYDAKADLWSVGAILFQLVTGRTPFTGNTQFQLLQNILKSTELQFPPDARDLSPDCMDLCRKLLRQNPVERLTFEEFFTHPFFSQTKPDELPRDRRPRRTDGFSFSKSPTFKNREDNSQDDNLPFTLDDDSNVPDENTSFVRKVPLKSTYGFSLDTKTTRRDPSKDMEISSRYSSFRHKPDINGFAPVNRRSSEGNLKESLRSNDHKQVETRSRVVDSLELIDQDYVIVSGPLGDTSSLASVPKVGQLASKSPSRNIHSTSSAPLPIIGGVASKVGCAGSFESQCSAPSGTSHGSVDIIDASEQPSTDSITRIKSLQDCASAISELVNDKIEAGHRLEAFSIQLVILAIWKQALDICHTQAASAIKGSPTQEVATLNTTTTSRGLNSPDIQECLGTAKSPQDVCCHIERIFLSEVENAEELAKVIEPGNVGMPDAMEAIFQAALSLGRHGAVDEYMGFTENAATFYSKAVRLLRFLLVEAPSLILNPPFSITNSDRYRLRTYIDVLNNRQSHSRSQRITLLKGGGDYHSPST